A genomic window from Rhizobiaceae bacterium includes:
- a CDS encoding NAD-dependent succinate-semialdehyde dehydrogenase, with protein sequence MYPIRLFINGEWRDGSGGETIDIVNPATGGVVGTVAVATRADLDDALACAEKAFSEWSGTSAFDRYKLLRKAADLLRARTEDVARLITIEQGKPLGEARLEIGLAIDVIDWCAEEARRTYGRVIPARLSKVRQVLLHEPVGPVAAFTPWNFPVSQLARKLGAALAAGCSIIAKASEETPASAAAIFQIFADAGLPAGVANLVFGVPADISGYLVPHPVIRKISFTGSVPVGKHLAGLAGSHMKPATMELGGHAPVFVFDDTDVEKTAATMTMSKFRNAGQVCVSPTRFLVQDGIYDEFVERFVAGAKAIRIGNGLDADTVMGPVVSERRLTAIDALVQDAADKGARVLTGGRRHSNQGSFYEPTVLADLSTEMRIMNEEPFGPLALICRFSDIEEAISEANRLPYGLASYAFSRSQKRVDALMQNVKAGMMTVNHLGIGQPETHFGGVRDSGYGSEGGPEAVEAYLVSKFVTIDPTA encoded by the coding sequence ATGTATCCCATACGGCTTTTCATCAATGGCGAATGGCGCGACGGCAGCGGCGGGGAAACCATCGACATCGTCAATCCGGCCACTGGCGGGGTTGTCGGCACCGTCGCGGTTGCCACCAGGGCGGACCTCGACGACGCACTCGCCTGCGCCGAAAAGGCTTTTTCGGAATGGAGCGGCACATCCGCCTTCGACCGCTACAAACTGCTGCGCAAGGCGGCGGACCTGCTGCGGGCGCGCACCGAGGACGTGGCGCGCCTCATCACGATAGAGCAGGGCAAGCCGCTCGGTGAAGCGCGGCTGGAGATCGGGCTCGCCATCGACGTCATCGACTGGTGCGCGGAAGAAGCGCGGCGCACCTATGGCCGCGTGATACCGGCGCGCCTCAGCAAGGTGCGGCAGGTGCTCCTGCACGAGCCGGTCGGGCCGGTCGCCGCCTTCACGCCGTGGAACTTCCCGGTCAGCCAGCTTGCGCGCAAGCTCGGCGCGGCGCTTGCCGCGGGCTGCTCGATAATTGCCAAGGCGTCCGAGGAGACGCCCGCGTCGGCTGCCGCCATATTCCAGATCTTCGCCGATGCGGGCCTGCCGGCAGGCGTGGCAAACCTTGTCTTCGGCGTGCCCGCCGACATTTCCGGCTATCTCGTTCCCCATCCTGTCATTCGCAAGATTTCGTTCACGGGATCGGTGCCGGTGGGCAAGCACCTGGCCGGTCTCGCGGGCTCGCACATGAAGCCCGCCACGATGGAGCTTGGAGGTCATGCGCCCGTTTTCGTGTTCGACGATACGGACGTCGAAAAGACGGCGGCGACGATGACCATGTCGAAGTTCCGCAATGCGGGCCAGGTCTGCGTTTCGCCCACACGCTTCCTCGTGCAGGACGGCATCTATGACGAGTTCGTGGAGCGCTTCGTCGCGGGCGCGAAAGCCATCAGGATCGGCAACGGGCTCGACGCTGACACAGTGATGGGTCCGGTGGTCAGCGAGCGTCGGCTAACCGCCATCGACGCGTTGGTGCAGGACGCGGCGGACAAGGGCGCACGGGTTCTGACGGGCGGTCGACGCCATTCGAACCAGGGCAGCTTCTATGAGCCCACCGTGCTTGCCGACCTGTCGACGGAGATGCGCATCATGAACGAGGAGCCTTTCGGTCCGCTCGCCCTGATCTGCCGGTTCAGCGACATCGAGGAAGCGATTTCAGAGGCCAACCGGCTGCCCTACGGCCTTGCGAGCTATGCGTTTTCGCGCTCGCAGAAGCGGGTCGACGCGCTCATGCAGAATGTCAAGGCTGGCATGATGACAGTCAACCATCTGGGCATCGGGCAGCCGGAAACGCATTTCGGCGGCGTGCGCGACAGCGGCTATGGCTCAGAAGGCGGCCCGGAAGCCGTCGAGGCTTATCTGGTGTCGAAATTCGTGACCATCGACCCGACCGCCTGA